Proteins from a single region of Alphaproteobacteria bacterium:
- a CDS encoding sigma-70 family RNA polymerase sigma factor: protein MTFSDCIDRFDVTTLDGLWRRKMAIGSKIGARSGMSRAATKKEVSGGAQAPGTSPEELADLLETVARQQDRAAFSRLFRHFAPRLKAYVMRGGGDPAVAEEIVQECMVTVWRKAGTYDRSKANVSTWMFTIARNKRIDRLRRENRPMPSADDLEDLSPAAQPADERHEAGLRREKIRTAMAGLPPEQIEVLEKAFFEDLSHQAVAMELGLPLGTVKSRIRLALVRLKSQMDPDDLP from the coding sequence ATGACTTTTTCCGATTGCATCGATAGGTTTGACGTCACGACGCTTGACGGTTTGTGGCGAAGGAAGATGGCCATCGGTTCTAAAATCGGCGCACGGTCCGGAATGTCCCGTGCCGCCACGAAAAAGGAAGTGTCCGGTGGCGCGCAGGCCCCCGGCACCTCGCCTGAAGAGCTGGCCGATCTTCTGGAGACTGTCGCCCGGCAGCAGGATCGCGCCGCCTTTTCGCGCCTTTTCCGGCATTTCGCGCCCCGCTTGAAGGCCTATGTCATGCGCGGCGGTGGTGATCCGGCGGTGGCGGAGGAAATCGTGCAGGAATGCATGGTCACGGTCTGGCGCAAGGCCGGCACTTATGACCGGTCCAAGGCGAACGTCTCGACCTGGATGTTCACGATCGCGCGGAACAAGCGTATCGATCGTCTGCGCCGCGAAAATCGCCCCATGCCGAGCGCCGACGATCTTGAAGATCTTTCTCCTGCCGCCCAGCCGGCCGATGAACGTCATGAGGCCGGCCTCCGGCGCGAAAAAATCCGCACCGCCATGGCCGGCCTTCCGCCCGAACAGATCGAGGTCCTGGAAAAGGCTTTTTTCGAGGACCTTTCCCACCAGGCGGTCGCGATGGAGCTTGGCCTGCCGCTAGGGACGGTCAAATCGCGCATCCGGCTCGCACTGGTCCGGTTGAAGAGTCAAATGGACCCGGACGATTTGCCATGA